The Heliangelus exortis chromosome 26, bHelExo1.hap1, whole genome shotgun sequence genome window below encodes:
- the C2CD2L gene encoding phospholipid transfer protein C2CD2L isoform X7, with protein sequence MDSHPRCPQQPWPPRCLSSRAPVALRVQSSVQITFEEGPQLPQVANIGRVMCKEQSDHSMMLSCRVSAEAVKFPVSVTQQSPAAVSVDTYQVSLAVLQAQVEIHLKEVQNEGLLVSWMFKDRPDLNLFVLPRFQLRENEGRADLSTIKDLIEDAIVSTQPAMIVNLKACITGDSVEPRHKLVRESPCGTAAAPLGSKLLLRNLRVLNLGCQGKRGVQEISCMAELDSPPQQKRTRAVTAGSATAAAEMEWNEELFLELGPRSKELKLQVLGSSDGAGSVVLAHAKLLLDSLGKRRSGRQVFSLAPGTGWSLAAEATIVLELLFQESSASLNAQHTASLRTSITPTKKVEMDRTIMPDGTVVTTVTTIQSRPKADCKLDSPSRSPSKVEVTEKKTTVLLESDCPHSPLASGTRDSHMPNGLDPVAETAIRQLTETNNKPAKKTPTKRSTLIISGVSKVPIAQDEMALSLGYAASLEGPVYRDSVAEVPADRMHDSTESSRLLEVSPSGQKAGQELDETARSDISERPSVEDVESETGSIGALETRSLKDHKVSFLRSGTKLIFRRRSKQKEAGLSHSHDDLSNVTANSAARKKAGSFSHRLIKRFSFKSKSKPKGSDSKTAGALVEVDENRKKVRNLKKLPPSPKHRRSPASLSERQSQLILLG encoded by the exons ATGGATTCGCACCCTCGCTGCCCGCAGCAGCCATGGCCGCCTCGGTGCCTTTCGAGCCGTGCACCGGTTGCACTCCGCGTCCAG agtTCAGTGCAGATCACGTTTGAAGAGGGTCCTCAGCTACCACAAGTTGCAAACATAGGTCGTGTGATGTGCAAGGAACAGTCAGACCACAGCATG ATGTTGTCTTGCCGTGTGTCTGCTGAAGCTGTGAAATTCCCTGTCTCTGTTACTCAACAGTccccagctgctgtttctgtggACACCTATCAAGTCAGTttggctgtgctgcaggctcAG GTGGAGATCCACTTGAAGGAGGTCCAGAATGAAGGTCTCCTGGTATCATGGATGTTCAAGGACAGACCAGACTTGAACCTTTTCGTCCTTCCGAGATTTCAACTTCGTGAG AATGAAGGGCGAGCGGATCTGTCCACCATCAAGGACCTGATCGAGGATGCCATTGTCAGTACGCAGCCAGCCATGATAGTGAATCTGAAGGCCTGCATCACTGGAGACAGCGTG GAACCCAGGCATAAGTTGGTTCGAGAGTCCCCATGTGGTACAGCAGCTGCCCCTCTGGGTTCTAAGCTGTTGCTTCGAAATCTTCGAGTGCTGAACTTGGGCTGCCAGGGGAAGAGAG GAGTTCAGGAGATAAGCTGCATGGCAGAGCTGGACAGCCCCCCACAGCAGAAGCGGACAAGGGCGGTGACAGCTGGCAGTgccactgctgcagcagagatggagTGGAATGAGGAGCTCTTCCT GGAGCTGGGACCTAGAAGTAAAGAACTGAAGCTACAGGTGCTGGGGAGCAGTGACGGAGCAGGAA GTGTGGTGCTGGCACATGCGAAACTGTTGCTTGATTCTTTGGGCAAACGGCGATCTGGGAGACAAGTCTTCTCGCTGGCCCCAGGAACTGGGTGGTCACTGGCAGCTGAAGCTACCATTGTATTGGAG CTGCTGTTCCAGGAGTCTTCTGCATCTCTGAATGCTCAGCACACTGCATCTCTGCGAACCAGCATCACCCCCACGAAGAAGGTGGAGATGGACCGGACCATCATGCCTGATGGCACCGTTGTGACTACTGTCACCACCATTCAGTCCCGGCCCAAGGCAGACTGCAAACTTG ATTCACCGTCGAGGTCGCCTTCCAAGGTGGAAGTGACTGAAAAGAAGACAACAGTGCTTTTGGAAAGCGACTGCCCTCACAGTCCCTTGGCCAGTGGTACCC GGGATAGCCATATGCCCAATGGCTTGGATCCGGTGGCTGAGACGGCGATCAGGCAGCTAACCGAGACGAATAACAAGCCTGCCAAGAAGACCCCAACTAAACGTAGCACACTGATCATCTCGGGAGTTTCCAAG GTACCTATTGCTCAAGACGAAATGGCACTTTCTCTGGGTTACGCTGCATCCTTGGAGGGCCCGGTGTACAGGGATTCTGTGGCAGAAGTCCCAGCCGACCGGATGCACGATTCTACAGAATCATCACGACTTCTGGAAGTGTCACCGTCAGGACAGAAGGCCGGTCAGGAGCTGGATGAGACAGCACGATCAGACATCTCTGAGAGACCATCCGTGGAAGATGTTGAGTCTGAGACTGGCTCTATAGGAGCCCTTGAGACCAGGAGTTTGAAAGATCACAAAG ttaGCTTTCTTCGGAGTGGTACCAAACTCATCTTCCGAAGAAGGAGCAAACAGAAGGAAGCGGGCCTGAGCCACTCACACGATGACTTGTCCAACGTCACCGCCAATTCTGCTGCTAGGAAGAAAGCTGGCAGCTTTTCTCACCGTCTCATCAAGCGCTTCTCCTTCAAGTCTAAATCCAAACCCAAAGGTAGTGACAGCAAAACAGCAG
- the C2CD2L gene encoding phospholipid transfer protein C2CD2L isoform X2 translates to MGPDPGWAALVLLFAASLLTVAAWLLQYWRSAPLRAPRRSGAAAEEAGARALLAALFALRSLREQWQRAWVRALNSQARRHGSSVQITFEEGPQLPQVANIGRVMCKEQSDHSMMLSCRVSAEAVKFPVSVTQQSPAAVSVDTYQVSLAVLQAQVEIHLKEVQNEGLLVSWMFKDRPDLNLFVLPRFQLRENEGRADLSTIKDLIEDAIVSTQPAMIVNLKACITGDSVEPRHKLVRESPCGTAAAPLGSKLLLRNLRVLNLGCQGKRGVQEISCMAELDSPPQQKRTRAVTAGSATAAAEMEWNEELFLELGPRSKELKLQVLGSSDGAGSVVLAHAKLLLDSLGKRRSGRQVFSLAPGTGWSLAAEATIVLELLFQESSASLNAQHTASLRTSITPTKKVEMDRTIMPDGTVVTTVTTIQSRPKADCKLDSPSRSPSKVEVTEKKTTVLLESDCPHSPLASGTRDSHMPNGLDPVAETAIRQLTETNNKPAKKTPTKRSTLIISGVSKVPIAQDEMALSLGYAASLEGPVYRDSVAEVPADRMHDSTESSRLLEVSPSGQKAGQELDETARSDISERPSVEDVESETGSIGALETRSLKDHKVSFLRSGTKLIFRRRSKQKEAGLSHSHDDLSNVTANSAARKKAGSFSHRLIKRFSFKSKSKPKGSDSKTAGALVEVDENRKKVRNLKKLPPSPKHRRSPASLSERQSQLILLG, encoded by the exons ATGGGACCGGATCCGGGCTGGGCCGCCCTGGTGCTGCTCTTCGCCGCCTCGCTGCTCACCGTCGCGGCCTGGCTGCTTCAGTACTGGCGGTCGGCGCCCCTGCGGGCGCCGCGGCGTAgcggggcggcggcggaggAGGCCGGGGCGCGAGCGCTGCTCGCCGCGCTTTTCGCCCTTCGGTCCCTCCGTGAGCAGTGGCAGCGGGCTTGGGTGCGAGCCCTTAACAGCCAGGCGCGCCGGCACGGG agtTCAGTGCAGATCACGTTTGAAGAGGGTCCTCAGCTACCACAAGTTGCAAACATAGGTCGTGTGATGTGCAAGGAACAGTCAGACCACAGCATG ATGTTGTCTTGCCGTGTGTCTGCTGAAGCTGTGAAATTCCCTGTCTCTGTTACTCAACAGTccccagctgctgtttctgtggACACCTATCAAGTCAGTttggctgtgctgcaggctcAG GTGGAGATCCACTTGAAGGAGGTCCAGAATGAAGGTCTCCTGGTATCATGGATGTTCAAGGACAGACCAGACTTGAACCTTTTCGTCCTTCCGAGATTTCAACTTCGTGAG AATGAAGGGCGAGCGGATCTGTCCACCATCAAGGACCTGATCGAGGATGCCATTGTCAGTACGCAGCCAGCCATGATAGTGAATCTGAAGGCCTGCATCACTGGAGACAGCGTG GAACCCAGGCATAAGTTGGTTCGAGAGTCCCCATGTGGTACAGCAGCTGCCCCTCTGGGTTCTAAGCTGTTGCTTCGAAATCTTCGAGTGCTGAACTTGGGCTGCCAGGGGAAGAGAG GAGTTCAGGAGATAAGCTGCATGGCAGAGCTGGACAGCCCCCCACAGCAGAAGCGGACAAGGGCGGTGACAGCTGGCAGTgccactgctgcagcagagatggagTGGAATGAGGAGCTCTTCCT GGAGCTGGGACCTAGAAGTAAAGAACTGAAGCTACAGGTGCTGGGGAGCAGTGACGGAGCAGGAA GTGTGGTGCTGGCACATGCGAAACTGTTGCTTGATTCTTTGGGCAAACGGCGATCTGGGAGACAAGTCTTCTCGCTGGCCCCAGGAACTGGGTGGTCACTGGCAGCTGAAGCTACCATTGTATTGGAG CTGCTGTTCCAGGAGTCTTCTGCATCTCTGAATGCTCAGCACACTGCATCTCTGCGAACCAGCATCACCCCCACGAAGAAGGTGGAGATGGACCGGACCATCATGCCTGATGGCACCGTTGTGACTACTGTCACCACCATTCAGTCCCGGCCCAAGGCAGACTGCAAACTTG ATTCACCGTCGAGGTCGCCTTCCAAGGTGGAAGTGACTGAAAAGAAGACAACAGTGCTTTTGGAAAGCGACTGCCCTCACAGTCCCTTGGCCAGTGGTACCC GGGATAGCCATATGCCCAATGGCTTGGATCCGGTGGCTGAGACGGCGATCAGGCAGCTAACCGAGACGAATAACAAGCCTGCCAAGAAGACCCCAACTAAACGTAGCACACTGATCATCTCGGGAGTTTCCAAG GTACCTATTGCTCAAGACGAAATGGCACTTTCTCTGGGTTACGCTGCATCCTTGGAGGGCCCGGTGTACAGGGATTCTGTGGCAGAAGTCCCAGCCGACCGGATGCACGATTCTACAGAATCATCACGACTTCTGGAAGTGTCACCGTCAGGACAGAAGGCCGGTCAGGAGCTGGATGAGACAGCACGATCAGACATCTCTGAGAGACCATCCGTGGAAGATGTTGAGTCTGAGACTGGCTCTATAGGAGCCCTTGAGACCAGGAGTTTGAAAGATCACAAAG ttaGCTTTCTTCGGAGTGGTACCAAACTCATCTTCCGAAGAAGGAGCAAACAGAAGGAAGCGGGCCTGAGCCACTCACACGATGACTTGTCCAACGTCACCGCCAATTCTGCTGCTAGGAAGAAAGCTGGCAGCTTTTCTCACCGTCTCATCAAGCGCTTCTCCTTCAAGTCTAAATCCAAACCCAAAGGTAGTGACAGCAAAACAGCAG
- the C2CD2L gene encoding phospholipid transfer protein C2CD2L isoform X8 yields MFLVFWCRSLCFFSLSRQCKSSVQITFEEGPQLPQVANIGRVMCKEQSDHSMMLSCRVSAEAVKFPVSVTQQSPAAVSVDTYQVSLAVLQAQVEIHLKEVQNEGLLVSWMFKDRPDLNLFVLPRFQLREKNEGRADLSTIKDLIEDAIVSTQPAMIVNLKACITGDSVEPRHKLVRESPCGTAAAPLGSKLLLRNLRVLNLGCQGKRGVQEISCMAELDSPPQQKRTRAVTAGSATAAAEMEWNEELFLELGPRSKELKLQVLGSSDGAGSVVLAHAKLLLDSLGKRRSGRQVFSLAPGTGWSLAAEATIVLELLFQESSASLNAQHTASLRTSITPTKKVEMDRTIMPDGTVVTTVTTIQSRPKADCKLDSPSRSPSKVEVTEKKTTVLLESDCPHSPLASGTRDSHMPNGLDPVAETAIRQLTETNNKPAKKTPTKRSTLIISGVSKVPIAQDEMALSLGYAASLEGPVYRDSVAEVPADRMHDSTESSRLLEVSPSGQKAGQELDETARSDISERPSVEDVESETGSIGALETRSLKDHKVSFLRSGTKLIFRRRSKQKEAGLSHSHDDLSNVTANSAARKKAGSFSHRLIKRFSFKSKSKPKGSDSKTAGALVEVDENRKKVRNLKKLPPSPKHRRSPASLSERQSQLILLG; encoded by the exons atgtttttggttttttggtgtagatctttgtgtttcttttctctgtcccGACAATGCAAG agtTCAGTGCAGATCACGTTTGAAGAGGGTCCTCAGCTACCACAAGTTGCAAACATAGGTCGTGTGATGTGCAAGGAACAGTCAGACCACAGCATG ATGTTGTCTTGCCGTGTGTCTGCTGAAGCTGTGAAATTCCCTGTCTCTGTTACTCAACAGTccccagctgctgtttctgtggACACCTATCAAGTCAGTttggctgtgctgcaggctcAG GTGGAGATCCACTTGAAGGAGGTCCAGAATGAAGGTCTCCTGGTATCATGGATGTTCAAGGACAGACCAGACTTGAACCTTTTCGTCCTTCCGAGATTTCAACTTCGTGAG AAGAATGAAGGGCGAGCGGATCTGTCCACCATCAAGGACCTGATCGAGGATGCCATTGTCAGTACGCAGCCAGCCATGATAGTGAATCTGAAGGCCTGCATCACTGGAGACAGCGTG GAACCCAGGCATAAGTTGGTTCGAGAGTCCCCATGTGGTACAGCAGCTGCCCCTCTGGGTTCTAAGCTGTTGCTTCGAAATCTTCGAGTGCTGAACTTGGGCTGCCAGGGGAAGAGAG GAGTTCAGGAGATAAGCTGCATGGCAGAGCTGGACAGCCCCCCACAGCAGAAGCGGACAAGGGCGGTGACAGCTGGCAGTgccactgctgcagcagagatggagTGGAATGAGGAGCTCTTCCT GGAGCTGGGACCTAGAAGTAAAGAACTGAAGCTACAGGTGCTGGGGAGCAGTGACGGAGCAGGAA GTGTGGTGCTGGCACATGCGAAACTGTTGCTTGATTCTTTGGGCAAACGGCGATCTGGGAGACAAGTCTTCTCGCTGGCCCCAGGAACTGGGTGGTCACTGGCAGCTGAAGCTACCATTGTATTGGAG CTGCTGTTCCAGGAGTCTTCTGCATCTCTGAATGCTCAGCACACTGCATCTCTGCGAACCAGCATCACCCCCACGAAGAAGGTGGAGATGGACCGGACCATCATGCCTGATGGCACCGTTGTGACTACTGTCACCACCATTCAGTCCCGGCCCAAGGCAGACTGCAAACTTG ATTCACCGTCGAGGTCGCCTTCCAAGGTGGAAGTGACTGAAAAGAAGACAACAGTGCTTTTGGAAAGCGACTGCCCTCACAGTCCCTTGGCCAGTGGTACCC GGGATAGCCATATGCCCAATGGCTTGGATCCGGTGGCTGAGACGGCGATCAGGCAGCTAACCGAGACGAATAACAAGCCTGCCAAGAAGACCCCAACTAAACGTAGCACACTGATCATCTCGGGAGTTTCCAAG GTACCTATTGCTCAAGACGAAATGGCACTTTCTCTGGGTTACGCTGCATCCTTGGAGGGCCCGGTGTACAGGGATTCTGTGGCAGAAGTCCCAGCCGACCGGATGCACGATTCTACAGAATCATCACGACTTCTGGAAGTGTCACCGTCAGGACAGAAGGCCGGTCAGGAGCTGGATGAGACAGCACGATCAGACATCTCTGAGAGACCATCCGTGGAAGATGTTGAGTCTGAGACTGGCTCTATAGGAGCCCTTGAGACCAGGAGTTTGAAAGATCACAAAG ttaGCTTTCTTCGGAGTGGTACCAAACTCATCTTCCGAAGAAGGAGCAAACAGAAGGAAGCGGGCCTGAGCCACTCACACGATGACTTGTCCAACGTCACCGCCAATTCTGCTGCTAGGAAGAAAGCTGGCAGCTTTTCTCACCGTCTCATCAAGCGCTTCTCCTTCAAGTCTAAATCCAAACCCAAAGGTAGTGACAGCAAAACAGCAG
- the C2CD2L gene encoding phospholipid transfer protein C2CD2L isoform X9, which translates to MGPDPGWAALVLLFAASLLTVAAWLLQYWRSAPLRAPRRSGAAAEEAGARALLAALFALRSLREQWQRAWVRALNSQARRHGSSVQITFEEGPQLPQVANIGRVMCKEQSDHSMMLSCRVSAEAVKFPVSVTQQSPAAVSVDTYQVSLAVLQAQVEIHLKEVQNEGLLVSWMFKDRPDLNLFVLPRFQLREKNEGRADLSTIKDLIEDAIVSTQPAMIVNLKACITGDSVEPRHKLVRESPCGTAAAPLGSKLLLRNLRVLNLGCQGKRGVQEISCMAELDSPPQQKRTRAVTAGSATAAAEMEWNEELFLELGPRSKELKLQVLGSSDGAGSVVLAHAKLLLDSLGKRRSGRQVFSLAPGTGWSLAAEATIVLELLFQESSASLNAQHTASLRTSITPTKKVEMDRTIMPDGTVVTTVTTIQSRPKADCKLDSPSRSPSKVEVTEKKTTVLLESDCPHSPLASGTRDSHMPNGLDPVAETAIRQLTETNNKPAKKTPTKRSTLIISGVSKVPIAQDEMALSLGYAASLEGPVYRDSVAEVPADRMHDSTESSRLLEVSPSGQKAGQELDETARSDISERPSVEDVESETGSIGALETRSLKDHKARCCRS; encoded by the exons ATGGGACCGGATCCGGGCTGGGCCGCCCTGGTGCTGCTCTTCGCCGCCTCGCTGCTCACCGTCGCGGCCTGGCTGCTTCAGTACTGGCGGTCGGCGCCCCTGCGGGCGCCGCGGCGTAgcggggcggcggcggaggAGGCCGGGGCGCGAGCGCTGCTCGCCGCGCTTTTCGCCCTTCGGTCCCTCCGTGAGCAGTGGCAGCGGGCTTGGGTGCGAGCCCTTAACAGCCAGGCGCGCCGGCACGGG agtTCAGTGCAGATCACGTTTGAAGAGGGTCCTCAGCTACCACAAGTTGCAAACATAGGTCGTGTGATGTGCAAGGAACAGTCAGACCACAGCATG ATGTTGTCTTGCCGTGTGTCTGCTGAAGCTGTGAAATTCCCTGTCTCTGTTACTCAACAGTccccagctgctgtttctgtggACACCTATCAAGTCAGTttggctgtgctgcaggctcAG GTGGAGATCCACTTGAAGGAGGTCCAGAATGAAGGTCTCCTGGTATCATGGATGTTCAAGGACAGACCAGACTTGAACCTTTTCGTCCTTCCGAGATTTCAACTTCGTGAG AAGAATGAAGGGCGAGCGGATCTGTCCACCATCAAGGACCTGATCGAGGATGCCATTGTCAGTACGCAGCCAGCCATGATAGTGAATCTGAAGGCCTGCATCACTGGAGACAGCGTG GAACCCAGGCATAAGTTGGTTCGAGAGTCCCCATGTGGTACAGCAGCTGCCCCTCTGGGTTCTAAGCTGTTGCTTCGAAATCTTCGAGTGCTGAACTTGGGCTGCCAGGGGAAGAGAG GAGTTCAGGAGATAAGCTGCATGGCAGAGCTGGACAGCCCCCCACAGCAGAAGCGGACAAGGGCGGTGACAGCTGGCAGTgccactgctgcagcagagatggagTGGAATGAGGAGCTCTTCCT GGAGCTGGGACCTAGAAGTAAAGAACTGAAGCTACAGGTGCTGGGGAGCAGTGACGGAGCAGGAA GTGTGGTGCTGGCACATGCGAAACTGTTGCTTGATTCTTTGGGCAAACGGCGATCTGGGAGACAAGTCTTCTCGCTGGCCCCAGGAACTGGGTGGTCACTGGCAGCTGAAGCTACCATTGTATTGGAG CTGCTGTTCCAGGAGTCTTCTGCATCTCTGAATGCTCAGCACACTGCATCTCTGCGAACCAGCATCACCCCCACGAAGAAGGTGGAGATGGACCGGACCATCATGCCTGATGGCACCGTTGTGACTACTGTCACCACCATTCAGTCCCGGCCCAAGGCAGACTGCAAACTTG ATTCACCGTCGAGGTCGCCTTCCAAGGTGGAAGTGACTGAAAAGAAGACAACAGTGCTTTTGGAAAGCGACTGCCCTCACAGTCCCTTGGCCAGTGGTACCC GGGATAGCCATATGCCCAATGGCTTGGATCCGGTGGCTGAGACGGCGATCAGGCAGCTAACCGAGACGAATAACAAGCCTGCCAAGAAGACCCCAACTAAACGTAGCACACTGATCATCTCGGGAGTTTCCAAG GTACCTATTGCTCAAGACGAAATGGCACTTTCTCTGGGTTACGCTGCATCCTTGGAGGGCCCGGTGTACAGGGATTCTGTGGCAGAAGTCCCAGCCGACCGGATGCACGATTCTACAGAATCATCACGACTTCTGGAAGTGTCACCGTCAGGACAGAAGGCCGGTCAGGAGCTGGATGAGACAGCACGATCAGACATCTCTGAGAGACCATCCGTGGAAGATGTTGAGTCTGAGACTGGCTCTATAGGAGCCCTTGAGACCAGGAGTTTGAAAGATCACAAAG